From the Pseudomonadota bacterium genome, one window contains:
- a CDS encoding saccharopine dehydrogenase family protein, which yields MSRVLIIGAGGVGAVVTRKCAMVPEVFSEILLASRTVAKCEAIAATTSRPIRTARVDADQVPELVALMRDFKPELCINVALPYQDLTIMDACLECGVNYLDTANYEPLDEAKFEYRWQWAYQERFQKAGLMALLGSGFDPGVTNVFSAYAQKHLYDSIRTIDILDCNAGDHGHPFATNFNPEINIREITQNGRYWEKGQWVETRPLEKSIDFEYPGVGVRKSFLLYHEEMESLVKNIRGLERIRFWMTFSENYIKHLEVLQNVGMTSIEPVEFEGQQIVPLKFLKALLPDPASLATNYQGKTVIGCVFDGEKGGVRKKTYIYNICDHAECFREVNSQAVSYTTGVPAMIGAMLMLQGKWQGKGVFNMEELDPDPFMDALNLHGLPWTVTDFHGSI from the coding sequence ATGTCAAGAGTGTTGATTATCGGGGCGGGTGGAGTCGGCGCAGTGGTGACCAGAAAATGTGCGATGGTGCCGGAGGTGTTCTCGGAGATTCTGCTTGCCTCCCGGACCGTGGCAAAATGTGAGGCCATTGCGGCCACGACCAGCCGGCCGATCCGGACGGCCCGGGTCGATGCCGACCAGGTCCCGGAACTGGTCGCCCTGATGCGGGATTTCAAGCCCGAGCTATGCATCAATGTCGCTCTCCCGTATCAGGATCTGACCATAATGGATGCCTGCCTGGAGTGCGGGGTGAACTACCTCGACACCGCCAATTATGAACCGCTGGACGAGGCGAAGTTTGAATACCGCTGGCAGTGGGCCTACCAGGAGAGGTTTCAAAAGGCCGGGTTAATGGCGCTTCTTGGTTCAGGTTTTGATCCCGGGGTCACCAATGTTTTTTCCGCCTATGCCCAGAAACACCTTTATGATTCGATCCGGACCATCGATATTCTCGACTGCAACGCCGGTGATCACGGCCACCCCTTCGCCACCAATTTCAACCCGGAGATCAACATCAGGGAGATCACCCAGAACGGCAGATACTGGGAAAAGGGGCAATGGGTCGAAACCCGGCCGCTTGAGAAATCAATAGATTTTGAGTATCCGGGGGTTGGCGTCAGGAAGAGCTTCCTGCTCTACCACGAGGAGATGGAGTCTCTGGTCAAAAACATCCGGGGGCTTGAGCGGATCCGCTTCTGGATGACCTTTTCCGAAAACTATATCAAGCACCTCGAGGTTCTGCAGAATGTCGGGATGACCAGTATCGAGCCGGTCGAGTTTGAAGGGCAGCAGATCGTGCCGCTGAAGTTCTTAAAGGCGCTCCTGCCGGATCCAGCCTCCCTTGCCACCAATTACCAGGGCAAAACCGTTATCGGTTGCGTTTTCGACGGGGAGAAGGGCGGGGTTCGAAAGAAAACCTATATCTACAATATCTGTGATCACGCCGAATGTTTCCGCGAAGTGAACTCCCAGGCGGTCTCTTATACCACCGGGGTACCGGCGATGATCGGGGCCATGCTGATGCTGCAGGGCAAGTGGCAGGGGAAAGGTGTTTTCAATATGGAAGAGCTTGATCCTGACCCCTTCATGGACGCGCTTAATCTTCACGGACTGCCATGGACAGTGACAGACTTTCACGGCTCGATCTGA
- a CDS encoding Hpt domain-containing protein has protein sequence MTTIDNDPQGSDQFPVDYPRLLDERCRGKKDLAARLLRNLAEDSGPRWLVDAEGVVKTGDMANISRIGHSIKGSCKMLYAESMVSAGMKLEKAGKAGSLQLAGEALDDLKKAFTEACNWLQQNRELIK, from the coding sequence ATGACGACCATTGATAACGATCCACAGGGCAGCGATCAATTCCCGGTCGATTATCCCAGACTTCTTGATGAAAGGTGTCGAGGCAAAAAAGATCTCGCGGCCAGATTATTACGCAATCTTGCAGAAGACAGCGGCCCACGGTGGCTGGTAGATGCTGAAGGGGTTGTGAAAACTGGTGACATGGCGAATATCTCCCGGATCGGTCACTCCATCAAGGGAAGTTGTAAAATGCTTTACGCAGAGAGCATGGTTTCTGCCGGAATGAAACTTGAAAAAGCCGGCAAAGCCGGTTCTTTGCAATTGGCCGGGGAAGCACTGGACGATTTGAAAAAAGCCTTCACCGAGGCCTGTAACTGGCTGCAACAGAACAGAGAGTTGATAAAATAA
- a CDS encoding TlpA family protein disulfide reductase, with protein sequence MRKIIGIFITVPVLALVLIFAGCGQQEQERPQVATVGLPAPDFILLDTRGKSWKLSELKGHVVFVNFWATWCPPCRQEMPSMQELYMSMPADKFKMLSILSNDEPVFADKLAAKIGCTFPVMDDPDSAVGKAYGITGVPETYIVDKKGILREKFLGPREWGSPEARYMLYKYLKE encoded by the coding sequence ATGCGAAAAATTATTGGCATATTTATCACAGTTCCCGTTCTCGCTCTGGTGCTGATATTTGCCGGGTGCGGGCAACAGGAACAGGAACGACCGCAGGTTGCCACGGTGGGATTACCGGCCCCTGATTTTATCCTGCTTGACACTCGGGGGAAGAGTTGGAAGCTCTCGGAACTGAAGGGTCATGTGGTTTTCGTCAACTTCTGGGCAACCTGGTGTCCACCGTGTCGTCAGGAGATGCCCTCCATGCAGGAGCTGTACATGTCGATGCCTGCCGACAAGTTCAAGATGCTTTCAATCCTGAGTAATGACGAGCCCGTTTTTGCCGACAAGCTGGCCGCGAAGATCGGCTGCACCTTTCCGGTGATGGATGACCCTGATTCTGCGGTGGGCAAAGCGTATGGGATAACCGGAGTGCCTGAGACCTATATCGTGGACAAAAAAGGCATTCTCCGTGAGAAGTTTCTCGGGCCACGGGAATGGGGTTCGCCGGAGGCACGGTACATGCTTTATAAATATCTTAAAGAGTAG
- the speB gene encoding agmatinase: MNTFQIEGRQLDRKSVVAGTSLYHKAHPTSSLVPGVLNLVGAAFDGTACFRKGASAGPLGIREVSEDIETYSPYQDSDLEEISPFYDLGDLALVRTGDADADWSELKGSFNDLTASMDGTVRILALGGEHSVSYFFIEKYLSLFPDLVLLHLDAHADLRDGYQGYRYSHASVIRRCLDHFGPMHRLAQFGIRSGTREEFAWMRKEGTLYGDLLDFINYMVKIPADRPVYLTLDLDFFDPAFMPGTGTPEAGGEDFHSFIEIVRVLRAKRVVGADVVELAPAIDPTGNSGVFAAKVVREIILAFHGENGHVR; this comes from the coding sequence ATGAATACCTTTCAAATTGAGGGCCGGCAGTTGGACAGGAAATCAGTGGTGGCAGGGACATCTCTTTATCATAAGGCGCATCCGACCTCTTCTTTGGTGCCCGGGGTGCTGAACCTGGTGGGGGCCGCATTTGATGGTACGGCCTGTTTCAGGAAGGGGGCCTCTGCGGGACCTCTCGGGATCAGGGAAGTTTCTGAGGATATTGAGACCTATTCCCCCTATCAGGATTCCGACCTGGAAGAGATCTCGCCTTTCTATGATCTTGGAGATCTCGCGCTGGTCCGGACAGGTGATGCCGATGCTGATTGGTCTGAACTGAAAGGAAGTTTCAACGACCTGACCGCATCAATGGATGGGACGGTCCGGATTCTGGCTTTGGGGGGTGAACATTCCGTATCGTATTTCTTCATCGAAAAATATCTTTCCCTTTTTCCCGATCTGGTACTGCTTCATCTTGACGCGCATGCTGATTTGCGGGATGGTTATCAGGGATATCGTTATTCGCACGCCTCGGTAATCAGAAGATGTCTCGATCATTTCGGTCCTATGCACCGATTGGCCCAGTTCGGTATCCGTTCCGGAACCAGAGAAGAGTTTGCCTGGATGCGCAAAGAAGGGACTCTGTATGGCGATCTTCTCGATTTTATAAATTATATGGTTAAAATACCCGCCGACCGGCCCGTGTATCTGACCCTTGATCTCGATTTTTTTGATCCTGCCTTCATGCCCGGAACCGGTACTCCGGAAGCAGGCGGTGAGGATTTTCATTCGTTTATTGAGATTGTCCGGGTACTGCGGGCCAAAAGAGTGGTTGGCGCAGATGTCGTGGAGCTTGCTCCAGCGATTGATCCGACCGGCAACAGTGGCGTGTTTGCCGCAAAAGTTGTCCGGGAGATAATCCTTGCCTTTCATGGAGAGAACGGTCATGTCAGATAA
- the speA gene encoding biosynthetic arginine decarboxylase — protein MSDKAELSSSSARTDKRACETSRLIPEGCKAELSSSSARTDKRACETSRLLPEGSETKISAADACELYNVERWGSGYFSINDSGHLCVLPERDEAGPRIDFLEVVNEIRDQNIAFPAVIRFQDILRSQVKLLNTTFREAIAEYNYQGRFFGVYPIKVNQMREVVEEILDAGEPYNHGLEAGSKSELMAALAYNENNQALTVLNGYKDEEYVRLALLGRKLGRRFIIVVENISEFDLIVRISKEMKVKPLIGIRSKLAVKGGGRWAGSSGERAKFGLTCSEILSGIAYLKSEGFADCLQLLHFHVGSQVPDIRIIKEAVAEAGRIYADLALSGIKIQYFDVGGGLGVDYDGSRSANNSSRNYSLQEYAQDIVSGIQQICDEVGVPHPDIISESGRYITAHHSCVVTNVVDTIHQTRTTFETGRIADEHILLTNTREAAESLTEENFQEIFNDVQQSKDDAITAFKLGVISLNERAMIETLYWQVISRISRILETIDFVPEELTLIEELKASQYLCNFSVFQSAADTWAISQLLPIMPITRLDEKPQERCSIVDITCDSDGKISHFIPQGGHDQSLLLHSQKRGEDYFIGLFLTGAYQDVMGDMHNLFGRLNEVHIYCDDDDPADFYIEEVIKGTSAEKVLETMQYNPDMMARSVKKEIDRQIRDGNIQPREGVRLIDFYEECLEGYTYLKF, from the coding sequence ATGTCAGATAAAGCTGAGTTGAGCAGCTCGTCTGCTCGTACCGATAAGCGAGCTTGTGAGACATCGAGACTTATACCCGAAGGGTGCAAAGCTGAGTTGAGCAGCTCGTCTGCTCGTACCGATAAGCGAGCATGCGAGACATCGAGACTTTTACCCGAAGGGTCTGAAACAAAAATTTCGGCGGCGGATGCCTGTGAGCTTTATAATGTTGAGCGCTGGGGAAGTGGTTATTTCTCCATCAATGACAGCGGTCACCTCTGTGTTTTGCCGGAGCGGGATGAAGCGGGTCCGCGAATCGATTTCCTGGAAGTTGTCAACGAGATCAGGGATCAGAACATCGCCTTCCCGGCGGTTATCCGGTTTCAGGATATTCTCCGTTCACAGGTCAAGCTCCTGAATACAACCTTCAGGGAAGCCATTGCTGAATATAATTACCAGGGTCGGTTTTTTGGTGTGTATCCGATCAAGGTCAACCAGATGCGGGAGGTCGTCGAGGAAATTCTCGATGCCGGGGAGCCTTATAACCATGGCCTCGAGGCCGGGTCCAAATCGGAGCTGATGGCGGCACTTGCCTACAATGAAAACAATCAGGCCCTCACCGTATTAAATGGATACAAGGATGAGGAATATGTTCGCCTTGCCTTGCTCGGGCGTAAGCTGGGACGCAGATTTATTATTGTCGTCGAGAATATTTCCGAGTTTGATCTGATCGTCCGCATCTCCAAGGAAATGAAGGTGAAACCGCTGATCGGAATCCGCTCCAAGCTTGCAGTCAAAGGGGGCGGCAGGTGGGCCGGTTCCAGTGGAGAGCGGGCGAAATTCGGCCTGACCTGCAGTGAAATCTTAAGTGGAATCGCCTATCTCAAAAGTGAAGGGTTTGCAGATTGTCTGCAGCTCCTGCATTTTCATGTGGGAAGTCAGGTGCCGGATATCAGGATCATTAAAGAGGCGGTTGCCGAGGCGGGCAGAATTTATGCGGATCTCGCGCTTTCGGGGATAAAAATTCAGTATTTTGATGTGGGGGGAGGGCTTGGTGTTGACTACGATGGTTCCCGGTCTGCCAACAATTCATCCCGTAACTACAGCCTGCAGGAGTATGCCCAGGATATTGTCAGCGGGATCCAGCAGATCTGCGATGAGGTCGGCGTTCCCCATCCGGATATCATCAGTGAAAGCGGCAGATATATCACCGCGCACCATTCCTGTGTGGTGACCAACGTTGTCGACACCATCCATCAGACCAGGACCACCTTCGAAACCGGAAGAATAGCTGACGAGCATATCCTGCTGACCAATACCAGGGAGGCGGCTGAGTCCCTTACCGAAGAGAACTTCCAGGAAATTTTCAACGATGTCCAGCAGAGCAAGGATGACGCGATAACCGCCTTCAAGCTTGGGGTCATTTCCCTGAATGAACGGGCGATGATCGAGACCCTGTACTGGCAGGTGATCAGCCGGATCAGCAGGATTCTCGAGACAATTGATTTCGTCCCGGAGGAGCTTACCCTTATTGAAGAGTTGAAAGCGAGTCAGTATCTGTGCAACTTTTCGGTGTTCCAGTCGGCTGCCGATACCTGGGCGATCAGCCAGCTTCTGCCGATCATGCCCATCACCCGGCTTGATGAAAAACCTCAGGAGCGATGCTCGATTGTCGATATCACCTGTGATTCGGACGGCAAGATCAGCCACTTCATTCCACAGGGCGGGCATGACCAGAGCCTTCTACTCCATTCGCAGAAAAGGGGAGAGGACTATTTTATCGGGCTCTTCCTCACCGGCGCCTATCAGGATGTGATGGGCGATATGCACAATCTGTTCGGCAGGTTGAACGAGGTCCATATCTATTGCGATGATGATGACCCGGCGGATTTCTATATTGAGGAGGTTATCAAGGGCACTTCGGCGGAAAAGGTTCTTGAGACCATGCAGTACAATCCGGACATGATGGCCCGTTCGGTAAAGAAAGAAATTGACCGGCAGATCCGGGACGGCAATATTCAGCCCCGTGAGGGTGTCCGGCTGATTGATTTTTATGAAGAATGCCTGGAAGGGTATACCTATCTGAAATTCTGA
- a CDS encoding WYL domain-containing protein: MTRNKIQLQRLIFIDQAIREGMRQGVLANRSTMAARYEVSPKSIGRDIDYLKHQMDAPIEYDQQKHGYFYTEETYKLPAISISESDLFAICVARKALKQHENTPVYRKLVSVFRKIEQSLPDKVSVEPSWVDDRMSVLQERGTDIDPATWDKVAEALHHNRRLRLSYLKPGDTAEEEREIDPYHVVNFQGEWYVAGFCHRRRDIRIFALSRIKAAETLKAHFTIPDDFSFARFAGHHFGIFRGEKDHRVEIHFAQKHTPYVLEREWHPEQSITHADDGSVTLSFTSNHLFEVKRWILSWGSGVRVLAPPELVDAVRLELEEALQAYH; the protein is encoded by the coding sequence ATGACCCGAAACAAAATCCAGCTCCAGCGGCTTATCTTTATCGACCAGGCGATCCGGGAGGGTATGCGTCAGGGGGTACTTGCCAACCGCAGCACCATGGCCGCCCGCTATGAGGTCAGCCCGAAAAGCATCGGCCGCGATATCGATTACCTGAAACACCAGATGGACGCACCCATAGAATACGACCAGCAGAAGCACGGCTACTTCTACACCGAGGAGACCTATAAACTGCCGGCGATCAGCATCAGTGAAAGCGACCTGTTCGCAATCTGTGTCGCCAGAAAAGCCCTGAAGCAGCATGAGAACACTCCGGTGTACCGGAAGCTGGTTTCCGTTTTCAGAAAGATCGAGCAATCCCTGCCGGACAAGGTCTCCGTTGAGCCGTCATGGGTGGATGACCGGATGTCGGTGCTTCAGGAGCGGGGCACCGACATCGATCCGGCAACCTGGGACAAGGTGGCCGAAGCCCTGCACCACAACCGGAGACTCCGCCTCTCCTACCTGAAACCAGGAGACACCGCTGAAGAGGAACGGGAGATCGACCCGTATCATGTAGTCAATTTCCAGGGTGAATGGTACGTGGCCGGTTTCTGCCACCGGCGCCGGGACATCCGGATCTTTGCCCTGTCGCGGATTAAAGCGGCCGAAACCCTCAAAGCGCATTTCACCATCCCCGATGATTTCAGCTTCGCCCGTTTTGCCGGCCATCATTTCGGGATCTTCCGTGGCGAAAAGGACCACCGGGTCGAAATTCATTTTGCCCAGAAACACACGCCATATGTTCTCGAAAGAGAGTGGCATCCGGAACAGTCCATTACCCATGCCGATGACGGCAGTGTGACCCTCTCTTTTACTTCCAATCATCTTTTTGAGGTGAAACGATGGATTCTCTCCTGGGGCAGCGGAGTCAGGGTGCTCGCTCCACCGGAACTGGTCGATGCGGTCA
- a CDS encoding RNA pseudouridine synthase yields MNKTLIFNTRINRHEEGKTVLSLLSERFTYLDQLEWSENIAAGKVRLNGDAVSCTWKVSIGDNLTYHPDSLDEPEVSTDAEVIDSSPDFLLTGKPAGIPVSRTGRIVCNTFINILRDRFNNPDIHLMHRLDRETSGLLLCAKSKEVCRKHQKNLARIMTGKYYLAIVQGRIEVNGLRIEFPLGKDPNSEIRCQVTVAPNGKPSSTIIYTVAATNEKSMLLARLVTGRRHQLRCHLSHLGHPIIGDKIYNHGGKFYLKRLTQELTDQDFLELQTRNHTLHAWAADITLPGQEPRLYHSHSFPAEFIHQATAFPGWRNPAAKILEQARNPKITHIHCP; encoded by the coding sequence ATGAATAAAACTCTTATTTTCAACACCAGAATCAACCGCCATGAAGAAGGGAAGACCGTCCTCTCCCTTCTTTCTGAAAGGTTTACCTATCTTGATCAACTGGAATGGTCGGAAAATATTGCTGCCGGCAAAGTCAGACTCAACGGAGATGCCGTTTCCTGCACATGGAAGGTTTCCATCGGTGACAACCTCACTTATCATCCGGACTCTTTAGACGAACCAGAGGTCTCCACCGATGCCGAGGTCATCGATTCTTCCCCGGATTTTCTCCTGACCGGTAAACCGGCAGGGATCCCGGTCAGCAGGACAGGCCGGATCGTTTGCAATACATTTATTAATATCCTCCGAGACAGGTTCAACAACCCCGACATTCATCTGATGCATCGCCTGGACCGTGAAACCAGCGGTCTGCTCCTCTGTGCAAAGAGCAAGGAGGTCTGCCGCAAACACCAGAAAAATCTGGCCCGGATCATGACCGGAAAATATTATCTGGCAATCGTCCAAGGAAGAATTGAAGTGAATGGTCTCAGGATAGAATTCCCTCTGGGGAAAGACCCGAACAGTGAAATACGGTGCCAGGTCACCGTTGCCCCGAACGGAAAACCGTCCAGCACCATCATTTACACTGTTGCCGCAACCAATGAGAAATCAATGCTTCTTGCCCGCCTGGTCACCGGGCGAAGACATCAGTTGCGCTGCCATCTCTCACATCTCGGACATCCGATTATAGGCGACAAGATCTACAACCACGGAGGTAAATTTTACCTCAAGCGATTGACGCAGGAGTTGACCGACCAGGATTTCCTGGAACTTCAAACACGCAACCACACACTCCATGCCTGGGCAGCGGACATCACCCTGCCGGGCCAGGAACCCCGGCTCTATCATTCTCACTCTTTTCCGGCCGAATTTATCCACCAGGCCACAGCGTTCCCGGGATGGCGAAATCCAGCCGCCAAAATCCTTGAACAGGCAAGAAACCCGAAAATCACCCATATACACTGCCCGTGA
- the nspC gene encoding carboxynorspermidine decarboxylase, which translates to MDSDRLSRLDLKTPCYLVERELIEENCRILAGVSSRTGCRILLALKGFSMFSLFPLISGYLQGVCASGLFEARLGREEFKGEVHTFSPAFREDEFSQVVELSDHIIFNSLSQFRKYRQAASGRQIGLRINPEYSEVATLLYNPCAPGSRLGITSSDLDGADLDGIDGFHFHVMCEQGADTLERVLQRVEEKFSRYFSGLKWLNFGGGHHITRPGYDIDLLCRLIGYFQDTYDLQVYLEPGEAVALNSGYLVASVLDVVHNEIDIGILDTSAEAHMPDVLAMPYRPQIIEAGQPGEFAFTYRLAGNTCLAGDIIGDYSFKEPLRAGRKLVFTDMAHYTMVKNTTFNGINLPSISIYDRDTDSVDLVREFSFADFRNRLS; encoded by the coding sequence ATGGACAGTGACAGACTTTCACGGCTCGATCTGAAGACTCCCTGCTATCTGGTTGAGCGGGAGCTGATCGAAGAGAACTGCCGGATCCTGGCCGGGGTCAGTAGCCGGACGGGTTGCCGGATTCTATTGGCCCTCAAGGGTTTCTCGATGTTCAGTCTTTTCCCTCTGATCAGTGGTTATCTGCAGGGGGTTTGCGCCAGCGGTCTGTTTGAGGCGCGGTTGGGGAGAGAGGAGTTCAAGGGCGAGGTCCATACTTTTTCACCCGCTTTTCGCGAAGATGAGTTTTCGCAGGTTGTCGAATTGTCCGACCATATCATCTTCAATTCCCTGTCCCAGTTCCGTAAATACCGGCAGGCTGCTTCCGGGCGGCAGATCGGTTTGCGGATCAACCCGGAATACTCGGAAGTGGCGACACTTCTCTACAATCCCTGCGCTCCCGGTTCCAGGCTCGGGATAACCTCTTCCGACCTGGATGGTGCCGATCTTGATGGGATCGACGGGTTTCATTTCCATGTCATGTGCGAGCAGGGAGCCGACACCCTGGAGCGGGTTCTGCAAAGGGTTGAAGAGAAATTCAGCCGGTATTTCAGCGGTCTCAAATGGCTCAATTTCGGCGGTGGCCATCATATCACCCGACCCGGATATGACATCGACCTGTTGTGCAGATTGATCGGTTATTTTCAGGACACCTATGACCTGCAGGTCTACCTTGAGCCGGGAGAGGCGGTTGCACTGAACAGTGGCTATCTCGTGGCCTCCGTCCTGGATGTGGTCCATAATGAGATTGATATCGGCATTCTCGACACTTCGGCCGAGGCCCATATGCCCGATGTTCTGGCCATGCCATACCGCCCTCAAATTATCGAAGCCGGACAACCGGGAGAATTCGCGTTTACTTATCGACTTGCAGGGAACACCTGTCTGGCGGGAGATATAATCGGTGACTACTCCTTCAAGGAACCGCTTCGCGCGGGCAGGAAACTTGTTTTTACCGATATGGCCCATTACACCATGGTCAAGAATACCACCTTCAACGGGATCAATCTGCCGTCCATCTCAATCTATGACCGGGATACGGATTCGGTTGATCTGGTCAGGGAGTTTTCATTTGCAGACTTCCGCAATCGTCTCTCCTGA
- a CDS encoding PAS domain-containing protein — MGKYERWDDFLIAEHEMIERAMAVLKKNLEALEEGEYDLQQIKRALDFLLEFGDKIHNRKEENLLFPLMHERGIPSQGGPLGVMLMEHEAERKLVQQMLMQVDKLPSMGDEDLLAFKSEGLEYLTIRAEHIWKENDILYPMARNVMKEGDAEKMLAGFEKINTDVYGPKAWDKFSVMVSEVEGSKEKRARLINGLSYEQLDAIMEALPFEVTFVDAEDTVAYFNRLDKTKIFPRTRSVIGRKVDKCHPEKSVDTVIKIVEGFKNRTMDKAEFWINFRNETIMIRYFPVYNENDEYMGVLEVTQEIGWIKKLEGEKRLLD; from the coding sequence ATGGGAAAATACGAACGATGGGATGATTTCCTGATTGCCGAGCATGAAATGATCGAACGGGCGATGGCGGTCCTGAAGAAGAACCTTGAAGCGCTGGAAGAAGGGGAATATGACCTCCAGCAGATCAAACGGGCGCTCGATTTCCTGCTGGAATTCGGGGACAAGATCCATAACCGCAAAGAAGAAAATCTTCTTTTCCCGTTAATGCATGAAAGAGGCATTCCGTCCCAGGGCGGGCCGCTTGGCGTCATGCTGATGGAACACGAGGCAGAGCGAAAACTGGTGCAGCAGATGCTGATGCAGGTCGACAAACTGCCCTCCATGGGCGACGAAGACCTTCTCGCCTTCAAATCAGAGGGACTCGAATACCTGACCATCCGGGCCGAACATATCTGGAAGGAGAACGACATTCTCTATCCCATGGCCAGGAATGTGATGAAAGAAGGAGATGCTGAAAAAATGCTGGCCGGTTTTGAGAAGATCAACACCGATGTTTACGGCCCCAAGGCCTGGGATAAATTCTCAGTGATGGTCAGCGAGGTTGAAGGCAGTAAAGAAAAACGGGCGCGGTTGATCAACGGGCTTTCCTATGAGCAGCTCGATGCGATCATGGAGGCCCTGCCCTTTGAGGTAACCTTTGTCGACGCCGAAGACACCGTCGCATATTTCAACAGACTCGACAAAACCAAGATCTTCCCCCGGACCCGGTCGGTCATCGGCAGAAAGGTCGACAAATGCCATCCCGAAAAAAGTGTCGATACGGTCATAAAAATCGTTGAGGGGTTCAAGAACCGGACCATGGACAAGGCTGAGTTCTGGATCAACTTCAGGAATGAGACGATCATGATCCGTTATTTCCCGGTCTATAACGAAAACGACGAATACATGGGTGTTCTGGAAGTCACCCAGGAAATCGGCTGGATCAAGAAACTGGAAGGAGAAAAAAGACTGCTCGACTGA